The sequence tcctaaAGTATCGGGGCCATGTATGTCATTTCAGTACTACAAAACCGAGTCCGTGTAGAAAACATGACCGTTGGGATTCAAATTCAAAGGTTGTGCTAAACCGGCTACTAGAAGAgaaaaatcaaaaccaaaaaagCAAAACTAAAATCTGGGAAGCGAGAAGGAAGAAGCCATGAGAACCGTTTTTCTGCAATCGAAGTCAAAATCCAGCACACCATCATCGGATGAAGATAACAACAGCTGCTACTTCCCCGGTTGCAAGAAAGATGCAAATTGCAACTGCGAAATGTGTTTGGCCAGCATCAATGCCACCCTCGATCTCATGCCCAACAGCGTCCACAAAAGCACCCTCACCAAGCTCTCTGCTTCCAAACCCAACGTTGAGCGCACCCCAATTTCTTTTGATGCTTCTATTCTGTCCACACCCAGATCCAGTGAGTTTCAGCTATCTTCATCCACTCCTCTCTCCAACTCAAGAGCCAGATCAGACTTGAGCCAGAAAATGGAGAAGCACAAGAAGGGACAACAAGCCTCTGGTTTCAGTTTCTTGAGGTTGATGCTCTTTTTTGGATTCTTCTTGTCTGCGGACCTTGTTTTTCCCTTGGTGGTTTCTGGGGTTCTTCAGCCTGCTTTGTCACCGGATGCGGTAAAAAGGGTCGGTGAGAAATGTAGCCTTGTGCGTGATTTGAATGGAAAGTTGAGGCTTTTGCAGAAAGAGTTGGCAACTGTTGTCGGGGAAGTTTCAAATTGCAGCTTCACTGATACCTTGTGGGAAATCAGCCAGGTATTGTATTACTCTTTAAGAAAAGTTAGTTTCTTTATGCATGCTTTTATTGATACTTGGGCAAAATGTACTTCAGCTTGGTTAAAATTGGTTTTAATCTCTGTACTATAGAATGGTGGTGGTTTTAGTCATCATATTTCTAAAATGTGGTGAGTTTCATTCTTGACCTAACACTTCATTTTGACTTTACTAGGGACTAAATCTATCACATTTCATAAAATCTATGGACTAAAACTATTTTTGTCTAAATTTTAagggacttaaaatagattttacCTTTGATTTTTTCAACAGTCAATAAGAATGTGGTGCTGACAAAAAACAGCCAAAATTTTGTATAGGATGGTTTGCTATTGAATTCAAGGTGCACACTGTACAAATCAGCAATAGAAGAGGTAACAATCTGGGGATGGCCTTTGCAAACAGCAGGATTGCTCACAAATGGGTTCTCTTCTCGAACATTCACTCTCTTATCAGGAAGAGTCACTCAGGTGAATTCTCTTCAATGTCTTGTTTTTTTCCTCAGTCAtcgattgttgttgttgttgactaACTCTTAGTCATTGTCTATCTGTTTATAAAGTGGAATGGTGGACAAGTTGGCTATTTGATTCGGAGGGCTAATGCTTCATGGGTGCAACCAAAATGGGGTGCTTCCGCAGTGCAATTAGACCCCAACACTTGGGTTCTTGAATATCAGAGGAGTTATATTTTTGATGGTACGAGGTTGTATTCTGCAGCATTGGAGTTCCTCAAATATAGGATTTCAAGAATTGTTGCCAGGCTGAAGAAAGATTTCTGGCTGTTTGTCGCATTTGAAGATAAACAGTACAATGGATTCACAGTAAACAATGGACCTCAAATCCCAACTTGAACGAATGGTAGATTTTGGAGTTAATCTTGCTCAATCAGCATATTCCTGCCCTCATCTCTTGTGAGGAGctccattttcttttgtttaggtTCTCTAGTTGGATTTATCCTTTAATTTTGGATATTTATTTGTATAGGATTTGACTATCCGAATTTGACCTGCCATGCTATAATACATTTGAATATACAAGTAAATGTGATTGACTTTTCCATTATGAAACAAATAGAAAGGTTGGACCTTTGAGAACAAGCAACAAGAAACATCAAAGTTGTTTCTTGGTGCACCTCCTTAAGATTTTAGTCGTTGAATATgttagataataaattaatgacaGGACTTGATGAAGTTAATGTTTGACTTGTATTATAACTCCACCTTTCCAGCGCTGATCTTGTTTaaaagttttcattttgtttccctttttatgCTCTACTGTAAATGGCATATTTAATCTACTGAAATGTAGTGCCTAGCATTTCTCTTCCGCTTAAGTCTTAATATCTTTTCTACAACAAAACTTGGTGGAACCAGAAAATTTGTGAACACTATTTCGAAGAGCAAAAGCATTTGATCGTACTGGACCAATATATCAAATTTTGTCTTGGTATCAAAACCTGTTTTTATCTGCATATATTTGATTCCATTTAGCTGAGACAAGCACACCAAGGCACCAACATGAGCCAAGCATAAATGACACTCAGCATTCTGCTCTTATTAGGCATCACTATTTCGTGCAGTTACTTTTCATTGAACTTCTTAAACTGTTTGGTCGCTTATAAAGCGAGTTTCTTAAACCATTCCTAGTTTAGCATACCCTGTAAGCATTGCACTGGATGAACTTTTTTAATGGTCCACAATTAAGCATTCACTACAATTAGCATACACGTTAACTAGAGCACTCAGAAAATTACCACAGGCAGAAAGTACATCACAAACTAATACTCCTGTATCGCTAATTACAACTTGATAATTACAGATCAAGGTAGAAGAAACACCAAAATACCAAAGCTAAATTTTGCATAAATAGtagataaatttaaatagatTTTCAAATTtcctatatataaataattatcaaactatcaacatattttatttattgccaAATAAAACAACTCTGCTACTAGTATCaggtcaatatttttttttatttacatataaaaaatattgatatatttAGTAATTTATAAACTTTATAATACTCTTAGTTATAAATATGTGTATATAAAATGTAGGTGCAAAACTAATTTACGCTAAAATAATATGTATAGGATctttaataaatatgttaattttttctttgctttctaatcatttactattttgtttttgctcctgataaaataaaaatatcattttttatctttagtccttaataaattaacaaattttttattttatctctgaTAGTCCATTTGGAAAAGGCtactaacaaattaaaaaaattataaggaaacaaatacaatttttttaaaatttattatggactaaaaaaagtgttaaaattttttaaaaattatttattacaaactcaatgtaaaaacaattatcaagaaaacaaataatataagtatttattagggataaaaatatactttactCATTAATAAATATCGTGagcatttaaataaatttgttaagcTAATATAAAACATTAGCAATGTATAGTACTTTAGAGCATCAAAGATCTTGTGCTCAAGATTTGGTCTTGTAGAGATCTTACAATAAAGGTAGCGCATATATCTTCCTGATGAAGAATGGATTCTTGTATAAGAATGAGAACCCTGAAGATCTCTGcacaatgttaaaaaaaataaacaattataaataaaaccaacaatGAACCCgtaggaaaaaaaacaataaaaaaaaataaaaaaaacaagaatgaaaatacaaaaacaaaagaagaagtaaAGAAAACACCTTCCTTACTTGGACGTTGGGCGTCGCGGTGGCAAAAGGAGAAAGAAgggggagggagagggagaaagtGGAACATGGGAAGGAGACAGTGGAGTGTGGGAGATGAAGAGAcagggaggaggaggaggaagtgaaaaaaaaaaaaataagtagggAGGGAGGaggaaaaagtgaaaaaagatCTAAGTAGGGAAAGGAGATACTAGAGCATGACAAATACAATAAATACCTGatcaaaatactaaaattttaatctttttaaattttttttatcaaaatatcttatttaattgaaaagtaattaaaatacttaaaaaaattaaattatcctattaaatttctccatccacACATACTCTTACTTTTAAAGTAAACATGAGGGAAATGCTGAATGAAGTGACTATGGTAAACGGAGTCTATTTATAAGCTTATCATTTAGATTAAGATAAACTTACGCTTATCGCCTTAACCCATTTAAACATCTACCTCAAATAAAAGAGGATTCAGAAGCACGGCCAGCAGTTATTTATTGCaaatgcgtgaatcaagtgttTTACCTATAGACAAGGAAATCAAGGCTAATAGATGAGGCGTATTTCTTGTAACATCAACGAGTAGTCCGCTCCAAAAATGTAGCTTTTTTTTGTTCTACCCACTTCCCCTACatgttttttagctttcattccTCCATAAAGCCCATTTCTCTTTACTACTTTCACTGCATATTCGTTTTTGTGAATTTAGTGTCAATGAGTGCCCATGCTCTTGTTGtatcaaaatttttatatatacccCTTATGATTGCTAACATAGTTTTTCATATTGTGACCGGCATTTCATGATTATGACTTCCAAGAGCACGAATAAGTCGTTTCTTGACTCGGTTTCAGTTGGTGTTTATAACTTTGACATAAACTCTTTTACACTTTGGGCGAATGTTGAGTTATTTTTTTCCCGTCTTTCAATTGTAGTGTTGGTActcttaaaatgatttgaaaggGTACTGGAAAAAAAGATCTTAGTATTCCTTTAAAATGCTGCTGTTTAGAAACATATATGGAAAGTTCGTTGAAACTATTTTTGGGCGTGCTTACCTGCATTGTCACCAAATATCCGTCTTTTTTCTTAGAAAAGGTTGACTactcaagaaaaaaatactcTTCTATTTTGCGTATTTAAGTTGCCAAGTAATTTGCCAAGCCAGACCTTTCTCTTCCCTAAGAGGCACATGGAGTGTTGCCAAAAATTCTGTTCCACACCATGGTGCATCACAACTTGGACTCCAAGCCATCTGTAACATAGTTTCCAGTGCTTATCAGAAACccagcaagtaaagaaaaagatgcTGGGCTGATTCGTCCACCAGTCCACATAGTGGGCAACTATAATCATTAGGGCCATCAAGGCACATCCTTAGATTCATGTGTGCATTCAAATTGTACTTGCATTAGGGCCATCAAAAGAACTACCCTCAGATTTGTTGTATTTGTCATCGTTAAAGACTCAAGCACAGGTTGCATTTAGAATCACTAAGGCACAATGCATTTCGTCCCAGTTTAAAAATATGACAGACCTTCAAGGCACATGCGTAGATTCATGTTTCCATTCACATTGTAATAAATTTTGGCATAATCAAGGCTTGAACCAACCATCCTCATTCAACACAATGAATCAAAAACTGCATTTAGGATCATAAAGGGCCGAACATCCCATCAGGATTATAAAACTGCAATTGAATTCAGGGTCATCAAGGCTTCATCCTGCTTTAAAATTATTGCCATTAAGTTGTCATCGAGGGTCATTCCCgctttaaaattatgaataaaaaaaaatcatattgtaGTTGCCATCAGGCTAGGGTCACCGAGGATCGGTCTGAATCCATAACGAATTTAAGATTACGCAATAAAGAATTCATATTATAGAGGccgggcttttttttttttttttttttttccaaaacagtgtcatttaagtttttctttttactgaatgaatttcattttagttgcaatattttttattttttttttgcatttggcatatatgtattatatatgtgtatgtttaCTTATTTTGATTTGCCAAATATTTTTGCCTCATACTTCTTTATTTACCAAGttattcaacaaataaatttatttaaaataaatatattactatGAATAGATTGTTTGACAACTTACTCAACtattaaaatctattaaattatttaatttaaaaaattaaaataaaatatgtataataatatttaagtatTACTTATCTGTTTTATTCTATTTCacgataaaatattttattctcttaCGAAGCCGACGGCTACATTGGCCAACCTAATATCAAATTAGTACCAAtagattaattgattttaatagaaattattttaatatttgatggttaattaaattagagaatttaatatgatcaaatgattaattgatttcaaaaggtagaatattattatatttttgctaacactcaaagtataaataatatgaaagatttgatgaaagaagaaacaaacatgtatgattttgtatttagAATTTGGGTTGAAAAGACGATTAGATACAAGTTTGAATTgacaattgttattttaattttaattgttaaatggTTAGCAATAAAAGGTAACAAGAAATTGTTAATTGTTAAAAAGAATACTATCAATAATGATTTGATGAATCGGTCTCAATCTCACttctttattcttattttttcatcAAAGCTATTGACGAATAGAGGTTACTCTCGGTGGCGTGAATACACGTAGAGTCTGAAAAAAATTTCTTGCTTCTAAGAGTTCATAATCACGTACACTTTTTATATGTCAACTGTTCATCATCACTTTTTATATGCCAATTCCTTTAAAATGTTGCAATGCCCCATCATCATTCCAGGCGACTATGAATTTGATATTCCAACCTTACTTGTGGCACTTCATCATCGTCTTCTTCGACGATATCCTCATTTACAGCGCCTCCATGGATGAACACTTGCAACATCTGGAAACCGCCTTCCAGGTATTATTGGCCCATCAATTTGCTTTAAAGCTCTCTAAGTGTTTCTTTGCGCAGTAGCAGGTGGAATACTGAGGCCATTTGGTCTCCACTAAGGGTGTCGAACCATTAGCAGAGAAGGTGGAAGTCGTGCGTCAATGGCCACCTCCACGCACGACCAAGACCTTACATAGCTTCCTTGGGCTCGCCGAATTCTATAGACGCTTCATTAAGGGGTACGCCACCATTGCTGCCCCCCTCGTGAAGGCCACCACTATAGACCCGTTCCAATGGATTGATGAAACACAAGTTGCCTTTGATCAATTGAAGCTTGCTCTGTCCTCGGCCCCTGTCTTGGCTCTTCCAGACTTTTAGAGCCATTCACAATTGAGATGGACGCGTCTGGAGTAGGCATGGGTGTCGTGCTCTCGCAGAAGGGTCACCCAATTGCGTATTTCAGCAAGCCTTTTAGTCCCAAGCTACTCAGATCATCAACTTACGTCAGAGAATTGTTTGCTATCACGGCGGCCATTAGGCGGTGGAGACAATATTTACTGGGCCACCGTTTTATCATCATTACTGATCATCGAAGCTTGAAGGAGCTCCTGACTCAAGTGGTGCAGACACCAGAACAGCATATGTATCTCGTGAGGTTGATGGGGTATGATTATGAGATACACTATCGCTCCGGTGCCGCCAATCAGGCAACAGATTCCCTCTCCCGCATTCCAAAATTTGAATCTTCTATCGCTCTGATGCTTTCAGTACCCAGCCTTTCCTTCATGGACGAGCTTCGCACTCAGCTCCACCGACACCCTGATTACATTCGCCGCCACCGTGACATTGTCAACAACCCCGCCAACCACCCAGGGTTCTTCGTTGTCAACAACCTCATTCTCTACCGCCACCGCATATGGCTGCCCCGCGATGTCCCAATCATTTCTACCCTCCTAACTGAATATCATACTACTCCCACTGGGGGTCACTCTGGCGTAGCAAAGACAATTGCTCGAGTTTCTGAAAATTTTTATTGGCTCGGCCTTCGTGATGATGTGGTCACCTTCGTGTCCAATTGTTTTGATTGTCAATCCACCAAATACGAAGCGAAGAAGTTTGCAGGTCTCCTATGTCCACTTCCAGTTCCCCATCGTCCCTGGGAGGACCTATCCTTGGATTTTATCCTTGGGTTGCCTGAGTATAAAGGCCACACGGTTATACTGGTCGTCGTTGACTGATTTTCTATAGGAGTCCATCTGGGCATGCTTCCCATTACGCATACGGCCTTCATGGTGGCCACCTTGTTCTTAGAAATGGTCGTCAAGATTCATGGAGTTCCCCAGAGCTTGGTCTCCGACAGGGACCCCTTATTCCTCAGCAAGTTCTGGCAGGAGCTCTTCCGGCGTAGTGGCACTCACCTTCGCATGAGCTCTGCCTATCACCCCCAGAGTGATGGGCAGACTGAGGTCATCAATCACGTCATTGAGCAATACTTGTGCTCGTTCGTTCACCGTCATCCTCGAGCTTGGGGCAAACTTCTTCCTTGGGCTGAATGGTCTCATAACACCTCTTGGAACTCTGCTACCGGCGCCACTCCTTACGAAATCACATTTGGTCGCAAGCCATTTAATTTCCCGGATTATCTTGCTGGCACTTCTAGTAATGACGCCATTGACACCATGTTCAATGAACGCGAGGAAACCTTTCTGATGATTCGCAAGAAGTTGCTCAAGGCCCAGGAAACTATGAAGAGAAAAGCTGATGCCCACCGACGGGAAGTAACCTTCTTACCGGGACAATGGGTTCTGCTCCGACTTCGCCCTCATCATCAGGTCTCTGCCCGAGAACATCCTCATATTTTTGGGAAATTAGCAAAGCGCTTCTATGGACCATTTCAGTTCACGGAAGCCATTGGTAAGGTCGCTTATCGGTTGCAATTGCCTCCCGGAGCCAAAATACACCCTATCTTCCACTGCTCGATGCTGAAACCATTTAATGGTGATCCTGGTGGCCCTGACATACCTCCTCTGCCCTCTCACTTCTACAATGACCAACCTATCATTCAACCCGCGACAATTTTGGATTCCTGACAAACATTTGCTGCCACCTGGGAGGTTCTCGTCCAATGGCAGGGG comes from Glycine soja cultivar W05 chromosome 20, ASM419377v2, whole genome shotgun sequence and encodes:
- the LOC114402715 gene encoding uncharacterized protein LOC114402715 → MRTVFLQSKSKSSTPSSDEDNNSCYFPGCKKDANCNCEMCLASINATLDLMPNSVHKSTLTKLSASKPNVERTPISFDASILSTPRSSEFQLSSSTPLSNSRARSDLSQKMEKHKKGQQASGFSFLRLMLFFGFFLSADLVFPLVVSGVLQPALSPDAVKRVGEKCSLVRDLNGKLRLLQKELATVVGEVSNCSFTDTLWEISQDGLLLNSRCTLYKSAIEEVTIWGWPLQTAGLLTNGFSSRTFTLLSGRVTQWNGGQVGYLIRRANASWVQPKWGASAVQLDPNTWVLEYQRSYIFDGTRLYSAALEFLKYRISRIVARLKKDFWLFVAFEDKQYNGFTVNNGPQIPT